The Candidatus Manganitrophaceae bacterium genome segment GCTGCTTCTGATCGAACACCTTATTGCTGTCGAGACTGATCAGGTGGATATCGCCCCAGTAGAAGTCATAGTAAAAAGTTCCTTTGGGGAGGTAGAAGTTCCTTCGGAAGGGACCTCCTGCCTCGGTTACGATGTCGTGGTTGCCGGCGGCCGGAAAGAACGGGAGGTGGTTAATCAGCTCACCATAGGGACTGAAGTAGTGCGGGTCGTATTCGGAATCGGCCCCCTTTTCATAAATAAGGTCCCCTGCAACCACCGCGAAATCGAATGGAACCTGCTTCATGACCTCTGCCAGGCGCGTCTGATGGATCGTTCCTGATCCGCTGTCTGCAAAGGCGATAAAAGAGGCCTCACTGCCCTGGTCGGGTGCCGTCGTAAAGGTCGAGGCGGCGCCGAGCCGCTTGCCGTTGATCTCAACCTCATAGGAGTAAGTCGTTCCCGGCTTGAGGTTGTTGAGCAGTGCGAAGTGCTGATCTTTTCCGGTATTGTTGACGAGCGTTTGGCTGCGCCCCTGCCCTGCTCCCCAATGGACCGACCCGTTCGGGTTGCATCGCCACGCGATCACCGCCGTATTGGAAGAGACCCACCCGAGATAGGGGAGCCGGGGAGAAGAACTGCATACGATCTCTTTTGGCAGAAGCGGTGTCACCGTCACCGTCGCCTGGCCGGTCAGAGAGGAATCGGATCGGCCGGTCGCCAAGATGTGATAGCTTCCCGCCGCCAGGGAGGCGGTGTAGTTTCCCTCCTCCGAAAGGACCCCTCCCCCCGGTTCTGCGAGCTGCCAAATCACCGCCTTGTCAGGCGACGCTGTCACCTCGGAGGAGAAGTGCTCTGTCCCGCCGGGGCCGAGAAAGCGGGTGGCCGGCTGAACCCGGATCAATCCTTGTGAAATGACCGTGACCTCCGTCGTCACCTGCACCTCTTTGTCTGTATGTAAGGTGGCGACAACATGATAGACGCCGGGCCGGGCGGGGGCGGTGTAACTCCCTTCACTGGTGATCGAGCCGCCGGTCTCTCCTTCTTGAACGTTCCAGCTGACCTCCGAATCGGGAGGAACCTCCGTGGCGACCGAAAATTGCTGCTCTCCGCCGACCGGAACACGAACGCCGGTTGGGTCAATCGAAAATAATTGAACCGATACGGCCGGATTCTCAGCGGGCGGGGCCCCGGTCGGCAGTTGTTCGGCCGGCAGCGTCGATGGGAGGGCCGATGGGCTCGTCCCCTCTCCTGTTGCGCCGCCCCCGCTCCCGCCGCATCCGGCCGTGAGGAGCAGGACCATAAAGAGAATGATTGAGCAAAGTTTAACGGTCTGATGTTGTATTAATTTAATATTTAAGCAAAATGGCATTTTAAATCCTAAATGAGAAGGCTTCTCTCGTCGTGCCCTTCCACCGAAGATGAGGTGGAAGGGCACGACGATCAA includes the following:
- a CDS encoding metallophosphoesterase family protein, with amino-acid sequence MPFCLNIKLIQHQTVKLCSIILFMVLLLTAGCGGSGGGATGEGTSPSALPSTLPAEQLPTGAPPAENPAVSVQLFSIDPTGVRVPVGGEQQFSVATEVPPDSEVSWNVQEGETGGSITSEGSYTAPARPGVYHVVATLHTDKEVQVTTEVTVISQGLIRVQPATRFLGPGGTEHFSSEVTASPDKAVIWQLAEPGGGVLSEEGNYTASLAAGSYHILATGRSDSSLTGQATVTVTPLLPKEIVCSSSPRLPYLGWVSSNTAVIAWRCNPNGSVHWGAGQGRSQTLVNNTGKDQHFALLNNLKPGTTYSYEVEINGKRLGAASTFTTAPDQGSEASFIAFADSGSGTIHQTRLAEVMKQVPFDFAVVAGDLIYEKGADSEYDPHYFSPYGELINHLPFFPAAGNHDIVTEAGGPFRRNFYLPKGTFYYDFYWGDIHLISLDSNKVFDQKQRAWLETALQAPAQWKIVYFHHPAYSSAEYGDTPSVQSQWVPLFEKYGVHLVINGHAHGYERTVPINGITYIVTGGGGASLYPVGKNERTAFSLSTYEFVSVNITADAMILKAIDENGAVVDTVQIDKFVPPTDPPPAPSPTPPPSGASPPPPPPPSPGETPPTPSPLPPPGETPLPGAPPPQTGGEAPLPGLSNIKM